A segment of the Hippopotamus amphibius kiboko isolate mHipAmp2 chromosome 8, mHipAmp2.hap2, whole genome shotgun sequence genome:
CAGCTCCTACCACCAACATGCCTATACGCCCCTGCTTTGTTTAAGAGTTGCTGTGTCAAGTGTAACtactaaaaaattagaaatagataacataatttacatacagaagagaggaataaaacattttatggaaaaaatcTGAACACTAAAGAATTCAAGAAAGGAGGGTGGAATTAAGGAGCATgaaaaactaggaaaaatatagtagtaagaaataataaatgaactcaAAGATTGAACtaccaatttacaggaaataGAGGAGCTACAAGGACTGATTAAATAACATCCAGGGATATTACTCAAAAACCACAGAATCTGGGAAACTATggattttttcaacaaataaaattcAAGGGGACAAGTAAAAGAGGTTGATAGTATCATAGGAGATCTACCAATCAATTGCCATGTGCGAATCTTATTGAATCTTGATTCACaccaagaaactaaaaatatgagATAATCAGGGAAATCTGAACATTGACTAGAGATATTACAGAATTATTAACGTTTTTAGGTGTGATAGTTTGTGGATATGCTTTTGTGAgtccttatttttaaagatacacacaaatacttattaagttATGTGATACAGGATTCAAATTAATCTATAAGGGGAAAGGGTAAGTGCTTGGGGCATTGGTGAAATAAGATTGGCTCTGAGTTGGTAATTGATGAAGCCAGGTGATGGATAAACAGGCATTTGCAAACTATTCTGTCCACTTTTGTGAATGtttataattttccaaaaattaaattcaaataattttaggCTAAGCCACCCAGTAGAAAAAGTAAAATGCTAGAAGGTATTGTCAGActggatttttaaatgattccaATTATATTCTGTTTATAAAAAACACATCTAAAATACAAGGACATCTGAAGTtcaaggggaagaggggagaaagagaaaattcacaccatacaaacaaaaatttaagttaatatagttaaatttttaaaatatagaatataattaAGGCCTCTTGATCTGGAtacataaaatcattaaaatggtTAAGGGTTCAACTAATTCATTAGAAACATACATGAATTCTAAACTTTTATTGTCTATTAATATAATTTCAATGGTTCTAGATGGAAACTGTAATTTTTTCAAGTATATTACATTCTAGGAAAAGAATGAactgtatatacataaatatagtaaatatgtactatatatgtatatataactatatagtGATAGTTttagaatatgtatatatttggagAGTTTCAGAAGAACACAGAgttaaaatttactgaattcctACTGTATGGGCACTCTTCTACACGCCTTGCATGtaataacttatttaatcctcacaacaagtaTGTGAGTAGGTATTGTTACTATTCTaatttaacaaatgaggaaactgagacagagaatcAGATCTGCTGAAGCTCTCTCGGCTAGTAGTAAAACATCATTATATATCTTCAGTGTCAGACTTATGTGACGCATTAatgccctttttctttctttctttctttctttgttttttattttattttatttttttttagtttagggGAATTAATTTTCTGTCATTGCTGGAATTTTCCTAACGATAAGCATTTACATAATCTATACTGCCAAATACAGAAAGGGAAAATGTAGTTCTACTCTGGGTCAGAATCTGAACGAAGCAGAGGACTCAAGTCCTGATAGGAGCCCAGTAACAAAGTTTTAGTCTGGTCTCCCCCACCACGGACTCAAAGGACAGGCTACCTGAAGATATATAGTGCTAAAATACATGATTCGTTAGTGTTTTGTCCCAGACTAAGATATCATGAAAGACAGGACCATCAGGAACCTCGTCAACATCACATGAAAGCCTCAGCTATTGGCCGGTGAACTGGATTCAACCAAAAGATGGAGCCGACCAAACTGAAACAAACCATCTATATGGTCTCAGTGAGCAACTGGGACCCCAAATACTATTTCAACACTTTCAAGTCTGCCCTCAAAACAACGTGGAAATCAGACAACTGGGATCATCCAACAGCAGAAAGATGAAATATCCTAGAGTGCATGATATACATTAGCATTTGTGCCTTACCTCAtaaaagtgggatttttttttgatttgggtAATAGGTAAAGAAATCCATGGCACAAGCCATGATCAATATGtgataactattattattgtaCTAGTATATATGCATAgttcagagatattgcaggtttggttctaAACCAcctcaataaagtgaatattgaaataaaataaatcacatgaattttttgtttcccagtgcatacaaaAGTTATACTGCAGTCTATTAAATGTGTAATaccattatgtcttaaaaaataatatacaaagcTTAACTAAAAAATACTCTGTTGCTGAAAATGCTGCCATGATCGTGAGAAATACATTTATGAGGGGATCCCAGCATTCTTAAAGAAGTCTGGCTGCTTTTCTCTACAGGTCAGAAATTACAGTGGGAGCCGCTACCATTGAACTGGGATACTTAAATGCAATGCAGGTAATGGGGTCCTGGAGGGTAGCAGGGACCAAGTGGTATCACTTAATTGCCAAAGACAAGATGGCATGGTTATCACAATGGAGCCAAAGCAGTGATCAGAATAGCCTAACTCACAGAGACCTGTGGTGTGGGCTAATTAGCAGCCCCAGAAAAGGAACAGATGTACAGTCTACTAAATTCTTACTTGATCTGTCTAAACAGAGGTGTTCTAATTAATTGTAAGCAACTCAATGTTTGCTAAGAGTTGTAATGGAAAACATTGACTTTGTTTTGTGATAATCTGGAGTCTGATGTTTTTAGTAGAGTAAAACCTGCCTAAAAACTAATCCACCAAGGGTAAAAGATGCCTGAAATTTAATCCACCCGGGGTATCTTGAATTTAAGTCCAAGGTGAACAAGTTTAGGCGCAGTGGGAAGAAATGCTTCGGCATGGGAGGCAACTCCACTGGGAAAGTTCTCAAAACGTTTCTTCCCAGATTACGTAGAATGTTGACACAAATGACTTTATTCACTGCTCCAGGCCTTGGTCTCTTCCTGCTGTGTGCTGAGTAAATACCTCATATCTATTTTACAATTCACAAATTCTCTATTTGATGGTGCCCAcgtttattttgttgcttgagttATTATTTCAACTTACATATGTTTTATTCCCAAGATTTCGGATTGGTTGTTTTGATATCAACctattcttatttaatttctacCTGTATTTGCCTTCTAAATCCTTAATCTTTTTTTATGGAAGTCATTCCTTTATTTATCACCTTTAAAGTCCAAAAAAAATACTATAAGGCATTGTCAGTTCCATAAAGTTAATTTCATCTGAAATGAATTCATGTCCTAACTTctattttgttgttctttgtcAACATTAGATGTTTTCAAATGTGCATTAGTTGTTTATTACTGCGTAACAAATTACTCCAGCACCTTATGAGTGAAAACAGTACATGCTGacttatctcacagtttctgagtCAGGCATCTGGATACAGCTTAATTGGGTCCTCTGCTTCAGAGTCCCTCACAGGCTGCAGTCAAGGTATTGACTGGGCTGTGGTCCTctcaaggcttgactggggcaGGACACATTTCAAGTTCATGTGATTGTTGGCATAATTCAGTTCTTTGTGGGCCATTGAGCCGAGGGCTTCAATTCTTTGCTGGCGGTTGACTGAAGACCATCCTCAGTCCCTTGCCATGTGGGTCTCTCCAACGTGGCAGCTTGCTTCATCAAAATGTACAAGCTAAGAAATCAAGAGTCAGCTTGAAGATGGAGGTTACAGACTTTGTGACCTAATCAAGGAAGTGACATCCTATCATTCCTGTGGCATTGAAGTCATTAGCTATTAGATCCAGCCAGTACTCAAGGGAAGGTGATTTCACAAGCTTGTCAACACCAGGAGGCAGGGGTCATTAGGCACCATCTTAGAGATTCCTACTACAAAGAGTTTTTGAAACTTGTTTGCCTACTTACCTAAAGAGGGAggtgtttggggtttgttttcatttctttctcttctcacccCAAGTCCCCACCCCCTTTGCTTCTTCCCGTCTAGACGTTCTGTACTTATCTTTCCTgcccccctcccaggccccatcCCATAGCAGTCGAGGGATATCATAGATTATTCTCAAGCCACAGATGAATTAAGTCAATTTGTGGTGTCAGATGTGGCATATGTACTCAAACTGGAAGGATACAGGGatgattagcatggcccctgtgtAAGGATGACACACAAAGTTATGGATTGTTTcgtatttaaaagaagaaagagggggaagaggaggggagaggaagagaaggaggaggaggaaaagatttGTGGTCTCAGGACTATGTCCATCCTCCAGTCTCTCTGGTGGACCGTAGTTTAGAAGCCATAGCCCCAGGCAGCCAAGAGCAGTAGATATTTTTCAAGACCCAAGAGGACCCACCCTGTACCTAACCTCGAAAGCAAGTGTGGCTCTGGTCCCCGTCTCACGTGGGACGACTAGACTTTGCCATCATACCTCCGCTCTCCTAAGAGCCCACTTTCATTCCCAGAACCCAGCAAGGCCCCGGGTGCAGCCTTGCATTCTGCATTCTCATTCTGTATCAGCTCCATGGGGATCTTTATCTCGATTTTGAGTCCAGCTATCCTGTTAACTTACTCTATTTTTGTGTGTTATCCACACTagatcttttttcacttttttgaacATAGAGGTCACATCAGTATGGAAATACTGAACCATTGCAATCCAAATTCTCCTCAGCCTACGATCTCTGTTCCTTGTAAAACAGCAAAATCTCAACAGCTGGAAAAAGTTgtagaaaataatcagaaaaaggaaaaggaaaggaaaaggaggggaaagagaggggagggaaagaaaggaatagaaaagagaaggaaaaagaaaagaagaggttaccctgttgcttttaattaaATTGAAGGAGTGGAAAAGACTTCCTCCTGGAAAAGTGCACTGAAAACACCCTTCCCCCTTGGCTTCCTTTCACCAAGCCTTCATTTCACTTACTACTTTTGCTAAAGATGGTTAAGAAGACAGAGGCATTGGGAGAATTTGTGGCAATCTAAGTGTTTTATTCTAAAGTGTTTCAATGTCTTTTATTGAATGTTACAGTGTactagaataaaatgaaaaaagaagatttCATACATAAAGAACAGGAATAGGTGAAGAAAAAGATTGACCATATCAATAAAAAAGTCCAAATGGTCTTAGTCCCACCACTGAATTCTGTACTTGGGTCCTGAAGGGAAGGTCGTGTTTGGCTTGTGGAGCCGCTACTGATGAGCCCGGTTGTATTGCATCAATAAAACAAGGAAGAGTCTACAAGCTGgggtgtgagggagggaggagcctcAGAGGCAAAGTGATGTTTCACTGGGGGGAGAGGCTGGTCCCTCCAGACCTGGCAGAGCTTCTTATACAACCTTTGCTTATGATGCCGCCACTGCGAgggttttaaagtctttattcaaAGATAAATTCCCTCTTAAGTTTCAGAACAGACAAACCAGGACTCAGTGTGCTCAAACATAATGAAGACAAAAAGAATGTTTTCTTATGGGcatctagtttttattttattaggaaaTGTGGACAATATTATGTGAtatcaaggaaaaaagagaaaagagaaaagaaagccatGCATGACGACAGGCGAAAATGGAGAACACATGAAGCTGAAAGGCAGTCAGTTGGATGTGTTCATATCCATCAAACCAAACATCAGGAACCAGGATTTCACTCAGCTGGGTTTACTGCTTTACACAATTACTCAGGTGCTGGGCtgcatacatattttttccattagatGTTGCCTATTACTTTGGACATTTTTCCAATAGAAAGACTTGAGGTAACAAAGAAAGCCAGGTAGAGTCCAGGACCAGAGAGTGGAGGAAAAACAGGCAGAATGGGAAGGAGGGAAGTGTTACCAACAGAATGGGTACCAGCAGCACCTGCAGACTGACCCACCTAGCAGCAGCATTGCTTCTTGCAGCAGCCCTTCTGCTGGCAACAGCCCTTCTGCTGGCAACAGCCCTTCCCACAGCCGCAGCCACACGGGTTGCAGCTACAGGTGCGGCGGCAGCAGCAGACCACGGGGACGTTGCAGCAGCCCCCACAGCAGCCGTAGCAGCAGGGGCAGCAGCTGGTGCAGCAGCCGACCCGGCAGCATCTGCACGTTGGGCGGCTGCCGCAGCCACCACCGCAGCCACCACCACAGCCGCCACCGCAGCCGCCACAACTTCCACAACCACAGCAGCCCATGGTGTCGGTAGAGAGGACTCaggagaggtgaggaggagactcaggaggggagggaggtctgATGCCACCTTCTGCTGGCAAGGCCCTTATATACCATCTttggagaagggagaaggagggaccCAGGACTCATGACCAGTGGTCACTTCCTCTTGTTGCCATTTCAGTTTCCAAATAGGGTTGTCCAGGGTgattgtttgtttacattcttATGGACTATATTTGACCCAATATGTTTGCTAATTTTAGCTTTtctctttaaagttattttagaaACAAACCAAGAGATGCTAACATGTTGGAGGGAATCTTCATTTTCACAGAAACACAGTTGAATCTTTGAGATTTTGAATTAAGAAGGCACTGGATTGCTACCACCTCCTGTTCCGTTTCTCTTCAATggtttttttctccaaatattcaGTTGAAATGACCCTGCTTTAATGGAAACTTCGAGATGCAGGCAAGTAAATATGAATATGCAAATTGAACAAACCATTCTCTTTCAAAATGTTCTCATTTGTTACTATTGTCTGCCTTCCACCTCATTAAATTGGCCATTTTAGTTCTTGTGAAGTTACATGTTCATGGCTATATTTccaaaaactgattttaaatgaaatgaccctcttttcttttttaacctcaaAAGTTTTCTATTAAAAGTCTtgatccagggacttccctggtggcacagtggttaagaatccccctcccaatgcaggggacgtaggtttgatccctggtcagggaactggatcccacaggcatgctgcaactaaggaatccatgagccacaactaaggagcctgctggccgcaactaaggaacacatgtgctgcaactaaaggagcCATCTGCCGCAACatagacccagcacaaccaaaaataaataaataaaataaataattttttttttaaaaagccttgatCCAATGCTCTCCTCTCTCACTCTACACTCTCTCCCTTAGTGTTCACATCCACACCCATGGTTTCCATTTCTGCACGTATACGTCTGGATTCGTTCCTTGAATGTGCATCTCCAGCTTGGAATCTTCTCCAGACTCCAGATGTAGCCAACTCGCAGTCCACCTTCTCCCAGCAGGTGTCTCAGAGGCAACTCCAGTGTCACTTGCCCCAGACTCAAGGCCTAatctttcctgcctcctcccaaaAAAGTAAATTTCTCCACTGTTCCTTACCCATCAAGTTGgcaatccattaaaaaaaaaagtcatctttgaATCCTTCCTTTCTCTCAGCCCGTATCTAGTCTTTCACCAAACTCTGTTGATTCTGCCTCTTTAAATCTCTCACACCTATTCACATATCTCTGCTCCACTGCGCCCCTCACCCCTGCTCAAGCACCCCTTGAGCAGCTGAAATGTTCCGTGGTCCACATACCACAGAAATGGTTTAGGGTCACTGATAACACCACCAATCAGCCCTAGGGATGACACAGCATTTCCTCTCACTCAAATTCCTGAAGACCAATCTTACCAAATTGGCAAAATGGGTTCCCAACAGCAAGCCATGTTGCAAATGAAGCTTGGCGGGGAAAAGTCAGCCATCAAACATTCCCACCAAGGTCACTGGACTCTCAGTGATGGCTAGAGGTGCTCTTACATCAGCTTGTGTGATGAACAGCCCACTTGCACTCTCATTTTTCCTACCTTACATTTTTATAGTCTCCATGTTGGTCTCCAGTCCTCACATCCCAACATCCCACCAGGATCCACAGCTACAGTCTTTACCTCATAGCCACAGACTCCTTTTTCCCCTACTTCTCTGGCCTCTGCACCTGCACTCCTCAGGGTACCTGCCCTGCTCTCAGAATCGCCTAAGTCCGGCTACTTAGCACAGTGGTGTTTCTCTCAGACATCAACTGATGTCATATCATCCAAGACAAAATTAGATCCTCATCCAAAGGTAAACATACCAAGAATTACATCatcaaaatgcaaattcttgagacgtatttctgtttttaaaataatcattacaGCCTGGGTGTGAGAAGACAAATCACAATGGTATGCTTCAAATGAAGAGGTAAAGAATAAATGCTTCTTGACTCAGCAGTTTCCACTGGTCACAAAACAGGATCACGGCATCTGGCCTCAGCAGTGGACTTTGAATCTGTTGCCATTTTCACATCCCCAGCTCCCAATATCACTTTATTGCAAACTCTTTGAGATCAGGGATTGTACCTTAAACTTCACTGTACCAACCCCCTTGGAAGCTCACAGATCACCTGGTCTAGGGGTGTCCAATGACGGGTATGGTCTGCAGACCCTCCCACAACTCACACACCCAGTGATGTTCCCTGGGCATCATGGGATGATGGAGAAGTCTGCCCATTCCTGTTCACAGCCTGGCTCCCAGCACGCTTCCCTAGAACTTTTAGGCCTTTCCAAATTGCATTGGGATATAGTTTTacggaaaaaaaataaacaaaactgaaaatgtgGTGAAGACAAAGATATCTGAAAGGGAAGTAAATAATAGATGATGGATTCTTCCATGTAAATCAAGCCAAATAGCAACAGGGAAGTGGTCATGTGTCTTCCCTCTCCTGTCCTCAGAGTTGGTATAAAAGGCCTCCCCCAGCAGAAGGTGGCATCAGAGCTCCCTCACCACCTgagtctccctcctcccctctcctgagtCCTCTCTACCGACACCATGGGCTGCTGTGGTTGTGGAAGTTGTGGTGGCTGTGGTGGCAGCTGTGGCAGCCGCCCAACATGCAGACGCTACCGGGTCGGCTGCTGCACCAGCTGCTGCCCCTGCTGCTACGGCTGCTGTGGGGGCTGCTGCAGTGTCCCCATGGTCTGCTGCTGCCGCCGCACCTATAGCTGCAACTCGTGTGGCTATGGCTGTGGGAAGGGCTGTTGCCAGCAGAAGGGCTGCTGCAAGAAGCAATGCTGCTGTTAGGTGGGCTGGCCCAGCCTCCGGGCAGGTGCTGAGGGAGCCAAGCTGTAGGTAAgacttccccctccccttctgtCTGTTCCTCTTTGACTTGTAAATCACAAGCATGACCAGATCCTTATCACCAGTTCATTGGAGTTTCTGGAGTTTCTATACTCCTGCCTGCATTTAATAAAcatcaaacaaaataataaatgtgccGTCTTCTCTGTCAATTATTGTTCAAATCATGTTCTCAACAAAATTGAGTCAAGATAGTTGATGTTCTACATTCTTGAAATGCCTCTAactttgtgtttatgtgtgtccTGTTTTTACTATTGCCTTGGCATCTCTGTATACACAAAGCAACTGTTATCttaataaattacattaaatcaACCTCAAAGAGccattgcttttctctttccgGTCTCTAAACAGTCTTTCTATCAGGAGAAATGTGTTTGACCCCAATAGataagacagatattgtatgtgCAAAGGCAGAAATGAATCAATAACTAGATAAATTATTTGCCATAGGTGTAGATAGACTAACGAGTGATTAATCTGTGTGTTTATCAAGAAGTGAGGGGTTAGGGGCACATCCACAGTCTTCGTACCTCAATGTCATACATTAAACTCTCCCCAGAGCTCTCCTTGGATAGAGTCTTAGCAGCAGAAATCTGAGTGCATCAATATTTGTACAGACCCTGCGTGGTCCTGCAGTCACTTAGGAGCAGGGTCACTTTTCGGCCCGTCGTTTATGATGGTCACCCTTTGTCTCCTCATAGAATCTCCTTCTACTGCCGGCTGATCATGATTGTCCTGGCCTCATTACTGAGAATTACTCCAAAAGGCAACATAATGGAGGCCTTGGGACCCACTCGTTCCTTTGCCCACTAGCTCTGTAGTTCATGTGTGCTTTCCATCGAGGTATCACACTCACTAAGCATCTGTATCCTCCAGCTCAGGTCTCCCAGAGCCAGACCACAAAGTTCAGCTCTAGGCATGACCAGCACCATGGACATCTGAGATCAGCCTCTGCAAACGACAAGATCAGCCTTTGGTTGTCACATGAGTCTATGAGCATCAGAATCAAAATAGTCAAAATGGGCAACTTTCAAGCACCCCCTTAGTGTTCCCTGAAAGAGTCCATATACATGATAAAATGTGTCCCCAAATACCCCTTCTGTTAATTTCCCATAGCTCCCCCTGGCTTCTTCTGTGGACTCCAGCTGCTTGACCCACCATGGTTGGTTTAGCAGCAAGGtgagaaaaggaggagggagcTCCCAGCTGGGCCAGGCAGTGGGGCTGAGCCTGAGGGAAGCTGAGCCCCTGGGGACTGTCTTCCAGAAGGACATTCTGGCACCAACCCCACAAGGCTCACTTGGAGTCTTTTCTTGTCACTCTACACAGAGCCTGATAGAAAATAGATGTTTAAACAGGTTGAACGGAcataaatggaatgaaattagcaAAGGAGGCATGAGATGAGTAACCACGTCAGATAAGACTTCCAAAGGAGgtcttccttccctgctccttGGAATTCAGAAGATAGCAATTGAGGAGGGGATGTGAGAACAAGTCTCCCCAAGTTCTAAGATGACAAGGCAACCATCTGgctctgtttccatttcttttcccacCTCCAAGAGTCCTGAGCCTCTAATGACTCTGGCTACCCAGCACCCTTAGTTACTCTCAGCCTTGAGGATTTATCCCCAGGGTCCCCACCCTCTGACTTTCCTTCCCATCCCAGACTCCATCCTTAGGACCACATTTGTCATGTGGCTGTTCTTGGCTGGGAGGGAGTGGTCACAAGAGAAGCCCCATCCATCTTTCTTCCCCAGCTTTTCCTCACCAAGAATCCATGAGGCAGTTTTCCCACAAAGTTGACCAGCTGAATTCTGGAGATGAGGCCCCTTCTAGTGGAAGATGTAACTTTTCTTGGGCTCTTGGAACCTCGTCCCTCTCACTAGACATGTGCGTTTATTTTCAGTCACCGTAAATAGAAGATGTGAGGCTGTCAGGATGAATGCGGTGTCACACTCAGCGTTGACGCTGATTTATGAGAAAAGGACCCAGGTAGCTGGTGAACCACTGACAGTTACTGAACATTTATTTGCCAGGCATCTTGCTGGGTCTTATAGGTGGACACCAAGACATCATTCCTTCAGTTAGATAGGTGACAATTTGATATAGAAAAGAAGATAAGTGTAAATCCATAAAggctactgaaaaaaaaaaaggggcatgatatattgaatataggtcACTAACTAAATCACATAAATGAAGGACAAAGGATATGACATCCCTATGCTTTGTTACTCttttgttatgggttgaactgtgtcccctcctaactccatatgttgaagtcctaactcccagtacctcggAATATGACTATATGTAGACATAtaatctttaaagaggtaattaaattaaaagaagttCATTAAGGTGGGTCCTAAACAAACATGACTgatgtccttctaagaagagggaaTAAGGACACAGAcgtgcacagagggaagaccatgtgaggacgtGCAAGAAGGCAGTCATCTTGTAAGCCACGGAAGAAGGCTACAGAAGAAACTTAACCTGCTGACCtctggatcttggacttccagccaaGGAACTTAGACCTGATCTTGGATAtgcagcctccagaattgtgagaaaataaattcctgtttaagccacccagtctgtgctactttgttatggcagcccttgcGAACAAATACACTCTTTCGGCCACGTGTGATGGGTGTCAACCATATGCATGTGTTTTTGTGAGTGTTGAGCTGTGGGCCTAAAGAGATGCTGTGACTTAGGTGAATCTGTGTGATGAATCATTCTTGacgtttcaatgaaagaaacaCACTGCTATTGTATCCACAATGTGACCCATGTATGAAGCGTGGCTCCTCGCTTTCCTTGACACCCTgggctctctccctcctcctaaGCTTGGTCCACACTAATTCCCTTCACATGAAACTGCCATGAAATTCACAAGGAAATCAGACAGACTCTATGCACAAGGGGGGTTGTGATGCGGGTTGGCAAGGGTAAGAAGAGCACTCTGAGTGCACACATCCTGCGTCTCACCTCAGTCGGTGAATAGTTGTAGGTTCCTCTCTGTAATTCTATTGTAAATTTGGGTCTTCATTAGGTTATCTGAATAATTGGCACGTGGTCTGCGTGCCTTCCTGTGGGAAATGGATAAGCAGGGCCTACAG
Coding sequences within it:
- the LOC130859192 gene encoding small cysteine and glycine repeat-containing protein 6-like, which produces MGCCGCGSCGGCGGGCGGGCGGGCGSRPTCRCCRVGCCTSCCPCCYGCCGGCCNVPVVCCCRRTCSCNPCGCGCGKGCCQQKGCCQQKGCCKKQCCC